accatggacagcAGTCACAAACAATTAGCCGAAATTCATCTAGATTAACAGATTATTCATAATTATTCTAACGTTTCACAAAAAGTTTTAGCATCTCTTAAACACCTACGCAAACTAGTGTTTCGTTGCTTTACGCAGTTCGAACCGTCTTGATCTCAGATGTTTGATTTTCGATTGATTCAGATGATAGTTCTGACAATTAATGATGAATTTCAGAGATATTTTGTAAGTTCACTGCAGTGTAACATGCACAGCTACTATCATGCAAAACTAttacaaaactgtattttaaacAACTACTACATGCATATCACAAACTGATTTACGCTTTCCCACCTGTTGTCGCTCGCTCCCTTTCCCGATCTGTTCAGACATTTTACAGAACGCACGTGCATCAGtttatgcaaataaataaaaacgcgAGTTTTATTTTCCAGATGGCTGTCATGCTGAAACCCTGGACCGTCATCGCTACTCTCCTCTTCTGCGTGCTCCTGTGTCTCGGGACCTTTGTGGACGCGTATCCGCCTAAACCAGAGAATCCTGGAGATGACGCTCCTCCGGAGGAACTCGCCAAATATTACACCGCGCTGAGACACTACATCAACCTCATCACGAGACAACGGTGAGTGTATCAGACAAACTATTCATGTTATGTTCTTATTATCAATAAAAATCATTTCCCGTTGGTGTCAGTGCACCAGCTCCCATTAATATATCAGGAAAAATGACCAAGTTCTGCAATAGGGTTCCGAAAGTGCATTACGGTCCACTTTTCAGTGGCCAAAGGCTCTTCATATAACAAATCTGAGTGATAAAATCCAACAGATGCACCTCGGAGAAGCCTCCAGGATTGAATAGGCTACTCATCTGTCATAGATTGATGTTTCGCTCAGTCCTGCCCTATAGAGgactacatttatttacatatttatagtCTCCTAACAGGCCTTTGACATTTAGGGCTCAGACAATGATCAACACATTccaataaaaacatttacagtaaatcattttttttcctccctacAATACACCTTCATTCCAGGGCCTCTCTCCTATACCCTGTTAGTTTGCCAAATAATAATAAGTCTTGCCTTTAAGAGGTCAAAATTAACATCTGTGATGAATTTCGGAGATAAAACAAACAGACGTGATGGTTCAAGCAGCTAAACTGTGTGTACGTCACAGCCGTGACTATGTTAAATGAATGTTGGCCTCTTCACAAAGTATTCTGGACGTCCGTAATAGGGAGCAGGTGGGATTCTGCAGAGCCCATGTTTCAGAAACAGCTAAAACATTAGTTTAGTCTCAGGCTCATTGATGTTGCTCGTAGGCATCTATTGAGGAGGAATCTGAGCATGAAATTGCTTTTTTATTCGAGTGCCAGACCACTGCCCTTTAGCTTGTTTTCAGTGTATGCCTATTCATCTTAAAGATGCTGTTCTGAGAGAAAGTAATACTCAAATATGATGGTCTCAGGTCCATATCCAAACTCTTTTCTCCATTTCCACTAAATGTTCTCTAAAACTGACAATcgtgttttttttataaagatacAGAGCTTCATACATATcatctgtgagatactgtaaaAGTCCTCTAGGTGACATGTCTCAAGCACATTCAGCTGTCAAGCagtcaaaaaacatttaactgCTAAATTAGATTCATAACGTCTGGGGTGAAAAGACAGATTGTATTTATATTGGTGATTGGTGTCTGACAGATAAAGTGGGCTGACTAGTTCTTTTCACTTTCTGACACTTTCACACACCACAATGAGCTCACTGTGTGAGCAATTTGAGATCATTATTTCAGTACTGAAATGTTCCCAACTAAGCTACATGGCTGGAATGAAGTAATGAGGGAATAAATTGTCATATTTCTTATATGCAGGTATGGAAAAAGGTCCACTTCGGAAGATGTGATGGCAGAGCTGCTGTTCGGAGACGACACAGAGCACAAACAGAGATCAAggtgggaattttttttttttgtactttagCTGCAATTAGTCTACTTTCAACAATAAAGCAGGAAAAAAGTAAGTTTCCTGATTTATATGGTATTCTAAAGGTATTTGTGGTAGTTTTTTAAGTCCTCGAGGAACTCACTCACAAAGATAGGTGTTAATGGGAAGGAGGAACAACTCATGAATTTTTCACACCTGTTGAGGAATCAGGGGACAGATGGGATCCCTGgcttcttttctctctgtccttCAGGAAGGGAGTGGGTTAGGGAACATGACGCACACTGAATATTTGAGAGGCCTTGACATTTAACAGCCCTTATTAGgcctactaaaaaaaaaaaaaaaatctcactgtGCTTGCTAATTGAAAACTGTAACAGACTGAGAAGATGGAAAGATTTAAAGGtgacaaaaaaacatatgaatAGAGAATATGCTATATTGATGTTTATTAATTCATGACATGCGTCTCTTTCAGATATGATGACTCTTTTATGTGGTGAAGTTCAGTGACCCCCGTGTTGCCTGTCCTGAGCTAAGATCACCTGTGCCTCCCACAGAAAACCTCCAGACAATTAAATGAGAACCAGTCAACATCAGACAACCTCATCCACCTCTTTGTTATAGACATcatctctttttatttttgtgcGCACAGAACAAATCTCATTAACAACTgtacataatatattataataggaACTATCAATGGAAGTGTAGCTATATTCATTGTGTCATATGGAAATTATGCTTTTTTGTTTGTACCATGTAAATTATTCTATGTGATTAAAAGTTTATTGAATGAATCTGGCTATTTATTTTGCTCTGGTGCTTTTTGACAAGGCTGTACCATACTGACAAATGACAAGTCAGTTTCTTTAATCATTATTTGTTCATATAATACAGTCTGATCGATTGTAGTGCATTTTCAATATACTTGGTTGTTCTCTTTAAAAGGttatttctaaatgaccagCAGATGTCCCTCCTGTAACACAAAATAAATCTCTTTTAGATCACACACGACAATAACATTTAGGCAAAATACCtcagttttattaatttctttgactAGTCATTGCTAACATCTCATTCTACAAAAACAACTTCTCAAAAATGTTTGAACAGCAAAACCTATATGATTAAAGATAACACTTAGCCTCACTATATTGcttactattatttatttaatgatgtGACGGTCTTTTATATCCacatttttaacacattaaGAAGAAGAAATGCTGCAAATGCAAGTTACTGAACTGATTGGCACTGTTATGTAAATGAGTGGAGAACATTTAAAGCGGGCTATCGAGAACATTCTATTGTTAAGACGGCCCTGAACATCAGCTGGTGGGCCCCACCTTCTGAGACGTTTGAGCGTTGCCCCTTTATGTCTACGCAATGACTAGACTCTGATTTGATGCTTTGTAGCGGTTCAGACACCTCTCACATAATCAAAACAACGTAACGCAGCTATACGGGAAAGGTTAGTATCTTTTTTTATGATACATattttcagaattgtgtgttgaCGTAGCCCTCTAAacgtaaatatatatattccattCAGGGACGCAAACCCTAAAATCGTTTCATCTACTGTATAGTAGGCTATAGTGTTGTCGTCTTATTGTTGTTATACGGTTTGGAAATTATTAATTCATCTGTTGTTTAACGCGTCGGGGGTTATTGTTGTTCTCCACTGGCATGATattcttttattcatcaagatGTGAATGCTAATTAGTGTAATTTGGGACTGCATCAGGTATTTGATGGTATCGTTCCGTCCATATTGTTGGCGGTGAGTGAAATTCTTGaattcttctctttttttcattaCCATCAGCacttattattacagttttcagCCCATAACTGCAAGAGAAAATGTGATCAGAATGTAGAAATACACTGTACCTTTTCTATATGAATTGAGCTATACTTTATTAAGGATGTAACAAATGCAATGTTATTATGAGAGCTCTAAAGTAGTATATGAGACATTATTATACATAAATTAGTTATGGTCCTCTTATGTGATTGGTTGAATTCAATGAAGTCGCatattaatgtgtgtgtgtatatatatatatatatatatatatatatatatatatatatatatatatatatataaatgttttatatataatatatatatatatatacaaattataatgtataggctatatatattaatatatgtataatatatgtgtttTGTGTCTGAAAACTTATTCATGATACTATTACAGCAGCAGATTTAAAGCGTTAATAACCTGTTATTTATGTGCTGTCAAAACCAGGTGATTAAATGCAGGAAATATTCTGGCATAGTGTCAGCTTCTTGTTATGGTTCCTTAAACGGGACGCAGACCTATCTGTGTGTGTTGGAGACAGATGGGCCATGCCTTTTTCTGGCTCGAGGGAGCAGATGGAGAGCATGGTTGCTTGTGATGTGGGCTGGGCCAGACCAGGGTGTCATTAGCATGGGGGGCTCAGCGGGGTCTGCAGGAAGGATGGCAATGGAAGGAGGTGGGGGCCTCAGGAGTTGCTAATACATAATAAATTCACCATCGCTCCCTTTTATAAAGGGCTAGAGGAAGACCCCCTTGTGCCTTCTCTCAGGAGATCTCACTCAGATGCTGAGTTTGCATTCACTCCTGGCCAAAACGCACTGGAGCAGTCTTTTTGGTAATGAGATTGAAATGTGAGCTTGAGCATATCCCATGTCTGGCTTTGGCTGACAGCTCTCCATGTCAGTTGACATCAAACATTAGTAGACCCTTCATCTAAAGCCAGTCTGAGAGAGTTTCGGCCAGGTGACAGaacttttgtattttatttattgctgttttttttgcaTGATTTCTGGATATTATtgcaaatataattaaataataatattttgatgatttttgattattttaaaatatattttaaatactaaatacaGCAAGTAGGGTAAAATAAATTTTATCCGTGTagtttgctttgtttttgaggtgtgctgttttttaaatattaattattatacataCACTAAATATAGTGTCCCCAAATATAATTTGGGCCAGGGTTATTGTAGTTAACTACAACTAAAaccttaaaaacacatttttgttacttaaaatgaaagaaagatctgatatacaatacaatattaaaaaaaaaaaatttaaacaattatttaaattatttaaacaattttcatgtgtatttagtttaacttgatgtattaaaataactaaaactgaaaccgaaatttaaaaacaaaaaactttatattttttaaacaacaacaaattgaCAAACAATTGACAAAATgcaacaaaatgactaaaactttaattaaaataaaaatggaaaatataaaaataaaaaactgatCCCAAATATTAGTAAAAACTATAATCTCAGtgttactaaaataacactgatttgGACACTTGAAAAGAACTAGCATCAATTGCatattattcagacattttaagTGATTTATGGGTTCAAATATTGGGGctctgtgtattttttttattttattttatttatttatttataggttCTGACACTATAATTTGCTTTACTTTTTTCTGCAACATTTTTGCTCATATTTTGCTAACTGTGGTGTTCAATATTTAAAGTTTTAGAGGTGCAATTTATGTCCTGTTATGTTCAAGCTCTGTGCCTGTAGGTTAACAATAAATCTGTTTGTTTTGTGGGTTAATAAAAGCAAAGAAGATGCAGCCCTGAGGTGCCCTGTGATTAAAAATGCTTGAATAACTAGTGGACAATCAGACATCAGAGGTGCTTGAGGCGTTCACAACACCTATATATTCAAAGAAAGCGCAGCCAACACCCATTTATAACGATCTGTTTTTAACACAAGAAAGGAGTTGCTGGAAATGAGCTGAGTGATGCACTGGACTCCATttaaatgagtgtctgtgtttGCCTGAACTGAAccgaactgaactgaactgaactgaaccgaactgaactgaactgaactgaactgaactgacaCTTCATCCCAGTATAGCAGCATCTCTCTGAGCCTTGTCATGCTTGTGAATAAACTAGAGTGTGAGAATGAAACTGAGGTGTGTGAGAAGTCTGACCTCTCCATCCCGCCGGGACTGATCTCAGCTACATAAACAACAGATTCACACTAGCATCACAAAACCACATGATCAAAGATCACATGTTTTATGTCtgattaattcattattacaataattttcattaaaataaattaaaatatttattagaaTAATTAGACCATCCATACAGTTATAtttatgcaatatatatatatatatatatatatatatatatatatatatatatatatatatatatatatatatatatacatatatatatatatatatatgaagagtttcgttgcaaaacgagataaatccatttttttaatttttcaaaaatcttgttttttggttgtgcattccaattaatatcaattcaactgcagttggtttgttttgatttaaaccttcataacttaaaaaatacagctaagtagcaccataaaacaaaataataacatgataaaataataataaacatgttttgacaaaaatgttaaaaacggatttatctcgttttgcaacgaaactcttcatatatatatatatatatatatatatatatatatatatatatatatatatatatatatatatataaacaacttgtaagcaatttaaaataagcaaTTTGTCCTAGAGACAGCAACATTAATAGTGTACAATGTCAGGTTTATTAGAAAGCTAAACTAGACAAACTATAGAGGTGAAATGCAAAGAAGAAGAGAatttaacatctttttttttcttttacatttttttttaatcctaaaCGCAGAGTATCAAAAGCAGGCTTTTTTGACCTTGTTTACCCTCTACCTCATTTAAACTGAGTACTGACTCAGCTAAACCCTCTCAAGTGATTTCAGGACTGTTCTGGTGTTTTTAAACTGTCATGTCATGTTCGATGTGTTTAAACTCTGTCCTCATTTTACTcgacctcatgtcattccaaacctttcttctttggaacacaaaaggaatattttgaagaatgttgatatccaaacagttttggtgccAATTGACCTCCATTGTATAgacaagaaaaaagaaagaaaaaaacactgagacatttctcaaaatatcttattttaaaaaagaaagaaagtcttacagttttggaatgacatgaaatgtggtaaattatgacagtattttcattgttgggtgaactatctgAATAATAAGCATTGAAATAGTCCTGATTCTTAAGTAAGACTTTCTGGCTTATTCAGCTTCAATTCTGGGCCGCTGGTATGTAAGGCAGCTCCTTTCCCCTTTAGGGAAGTCACTCAGCTCAGAACCTACGTAACATGTGGGAGAAAAAAGATTGCTATAGCAACCACCTCCGTCATACAGTGTATGTGAAAATGGTTGCATGGGATTTTTGAGAAATCCCATAATTTGTTTGGAAAGCCTCATAATGTTAGTAGagcagtgcattgttaatgctCCCATGGGAAGATCCCTCTATGAGCTTAAGTAGCAAAGGCAGTGTAATCATCTCTAGAGGAAACATGGCTAATTTATTGCCCTCAGTGTGCTGTATCAGTACATTCATTACATAGTACACCCTgttgtataatatattattgaCAGTGCAGCTACTGTTTGTGAGAAATACAGCAGATGTCTACAACGAATACTTGTTTGCCTAATAGTTTGATGAGGtgtttatctctctctctctcggtgtgtgtgtgtgaaggagagagagaaggtGTGTCAGGTCTTAAACTCCTCTGATCCTTTTCTGAAGGATTATTGTACTTGCTTACTGAGTAAAACCATTTGCAGAGTTTCACAGCAGGAacatctctatctatctatctatctatctatctatctatctatctatctatctatctatctatctatctatctatctatctatctatctatctatctatccatccatccatccatccatccatccatccatccatccatccatccatccatccatccatccatccatccatccatccatccatccatccattcatccattcatccacaAGACTTTGGAGTTAATCTATTGCCAGGAACAGCAGTCAGTTATACAGTTTAGTTCATTTAGTTCAAATATCTGACAGCAGAATGCAGCGATTGACAAATctgaatcaagtattccagaaAGTCGTataataaatgcatataaaacCTTTCAGTCTTACTCTCAGCACTTCTGTCACTCCCACCGTCCATCTCCCCTCTCTCCTCCTGCGACTTGTGCACCTGCTCCTTGTCATTGTTTCATATGGAGGACACGGCTGAATCTAAGCACCCCCCCTAAAAACAATTCATTCTCTCCCTCCCACCTCTTAACACTCACACAAAAGACTGCATGTTTCATTTTATTGTATATATCACTATAGCAACCACAGCTTACTAGTAAATCCCCCACtcttttacatttattgttatTCCCCATATTTTTTGCTTATACTTTACCCTCTAGTCCTAATGATGgtgtaaaatattaatgttaaatCTCTCTCCCTCCAATGCTTTAGTTGCAGTTTTCAGACATCATGCCTGTGGCAGCCACCGGCACAGAGCATGGTAAGTATCATCTTATAAGAGTGTTTTTGGCCCTGTGGACTTTTATAATATAACTCTTAAACTATTAAAACACACTTTTAACACTGTCACTAGTTTATTTGATGTGTCTAATAACAATGTCCAAAGTGAATGTACATGCATCACAGgatatttttgtcacttttttgAACTGT
The window above is part of the Chanodichthys erythropterus isolate Z2021 chromosome 3, ASM2448905v1, whole genome shotgun sequence genome. Proteins encoded here:
- the pyya gene encoding peptide YY-A produces the protein MAVMLKPWTVIATLLFCVLLCLGTFVDAYPPKPENPGDDAPPEELAKYYTALRHYINLITRQRYGKRSTSEDVMAELLFGDDTEHKQRSRYDDSFMW